One genomic region from Deinococcus apachensis DSM 19763 encodes:
- a CDS encoding ATP-binding protein, with translation MIGVRDNGVGFKIRCRDRLFGVFRRLHSERDYEGAGVDLAIVRRVLSRCSGQVWAEGKVGEGATFYVALPKQPADLE, from the coding sequence GTGATCGGCGTGCGCGACAACGGGGTGGGCTTCAAAATACGCTGCCGCGACCGCCTGTTCGGGGTCTTCCGGCGCCTGCACAGCGAGCGCGACTACGAGGGCGCCGGGGTGGACCTGGCGATTGTGCGCCGGGTGCTCTCTCGCTGCAGCGGCCAGGTCTGGGCCGAGGGCAAGGTCGGCGAGGGCGCGACCTTCTACGTGGCCCTGCCCAAACAGCCCGCCGACCTGGAGTAG
- a CDS encoding FUSC family protein, which translates to MLRARGPARADHMLNTALDFDPTRWKPVTALRCTVGVALPLLLALVSGHAEWGVLAGVGALNAGFASLSGPYRARWRLMLTSSVGMAAVTLLAGLVGSSAVASALAVTAVAGVLTVIGASGAAAGTVALQATNVLIILSGLPLGAAQAPGGALLVLAGGVLQTLLLGGAARLDPVFPERWAVARAYRSLADFVTSPRADRVRLPGAVPFQEAWTALEDARRLGGHPDHARLQAALQHAEDLRNALVGPLPAGAAETLHRIFLDVAHDLRRGHPVRQDPQALRTLERWVAHSAPDGAEQARWARIVGLLRELAALPTASPGPIPALPEAAPPARPLPDRVRQTLATLRPDSLVAGYALRYAVALGVTTAAYRLGHLPHGYWLPLTVAVVLKPEYALTLTRGVARLVGTLGGVLVATLLTLLHPPLAALMLLVVLSAWLGFSLLPAGYAPFSFAVTLYVVFSLTASGMAEQAVGAERIAATGLGGLIALGTALLWPRWRSREVREALRAAAAAQQAYARQLEAVLRGGPPDSLVEAQRQARSRRVQAGQVLRAASLEPRWHRDPRAAEARDALEQLDAGAAVLLPLHTRALGPGVNAEPGPALEQVREILDRAGALAEAWSETASWEDRPPR; encoded by the coding sequence ATGCTGAGGGCCAGGGGACCGGCCCGGGCCGACCACATGCTGAACACTGCCCTCGACTTTGACCCCACCCGCTGGAAGCCCGTCACCGCCCTGCGCTGCACGGTGGGGGTGGCCCTGCCCCTACTGCTCGCCCTAGTGAGCGGCCACGCCGAGTGGGGGGTGCTGGCCGGGGTCGGCGCGCTGAACGCCGGGTTCGCCTCGCTCAGTGGCCCCTACCGCGCCCGCTGGCGCCTGATGCTGACGAGCAGCGTGGGGATGGCGGCGGTCACGCTGCTGGCGGGCCTGGTCGGTTCCAGCGCCGTGGCGAGTGCCCTGGCGGTGACCGCCGTGGCGGGCGTGCTGACCGTGATCGGCGCGTCGGGTGCGGCGGCGGGCACAGTGGCGCTCCAGGCGACGAACGTGCTGATCATCCTCAGCGGGCTGCCCCTGGGCGCGGCGCAGGCCCCGGGCGGGGCGCTGCTGGTCCTGGCGGGCGGCGTGCTGCAAACCCTGCTGCTGGGTGGCGCCGCCCGGCTCGATCCCGTCTTCCCGGAGCGCTGGGCGGTCGCGCGGGCCTACCGCAGCCTGGCGGATTTCGTCACCTCCCCCCGCGCGGACCGGGTCCGCCTTCCCGGCGCCGTCCCCTTTCAGGAGGCGTGGACCGCGCTGGAGGACGCGCGGCGGCTGGGGGGGCATCCCGATCACGCCCGCCTGCAAGCGGCGCTCCAGCACGCCGAGGACCTGCGAAACGCCCTGGTCGGCCCACTCCCCGCGGGGGCGGCCGAGACCCTGCACCGCATTTTTCTCGATGTGGCCCACGACCTCCGGCGGGGGCATCCCGTGCGGCAAGACCCGCAGGCCCTTCGCACCCTGGAGCGTTGGGTGGCCCATTCAGCGCCGGACGGGGCGGAACAGGCCCGCTGGGCACGGATCGTGGGCCTGCTGCGGGAGCTGGCGGCCCTGCCCACTGCCTCGCCTGGCCCCATCCCCGCCCTGCCGGAAGCGGCCCCACCCGCCCGCCCCCTCCCGGACCGGGTCCGGCAGACCCTGGCCACCCTGCGCCCGGACTCCCTGGTGGCGGGGTATGCCCTGCGGTACGCGGTCGCCCTGGGCGTGACGACTGCGGCCTACCGCCTGGGGCACCTCCCGCACGGGTACTGGTTGCCGCTGACCGTGGCGGTGGTCCTGAAGCCCGAGTACGCGCTGACCCTGACGCGGGGGGTCGCCCGGCTGGTGGGCACGCTGGGCGGGGTCCTGGTGGCGACGCTGCTCACCCTGCTCCACCCGCCACTCGCCGCGCTCATGCTGCTGGTGGTGCTGTCGGCCTGGCTGGGGTTCTCCCTGCTGCCCGCGGGCTACGCGCCGTTCTCCTTTGCCGTCACCCTGTACGTGGTGTTCTCGCTCACCGCCTCAGGGATGGCGGAGCAGGCCGTCGGCGCCGAGCGCATCGCGGCCACCGGGCTGGGTGGGCTGATCGCGCTGGGCACCGCCCTGCTGTGGCCCCGGTGGCGCTCGCGTGAGGTGCGGGAGGCCCTGCGCGCGGCGGCCGCCGCGCAACAGGCGTACGCCCGGCAGCTGGAGGCGGTGCTGCGGGGCGGACCGCCCGATTCACTGGTGGAGGCGCAGCGGCAGGCCCGCTCCCGGCGGGTCCAGGCCGGGCAGGTTCTGCGGGCGGCCTCGCTCGAACCCCGCTGGCACCGCGACCCGCGGGCGGCCGAGGCGCGGGACGCCCTGGAGCAACTGGACGCGGGCGCGGCGGTGCTGCTGCCCCTGCACACCCGGGCGCTGGGGCCGGGCGTCAACGCGGAGCCAGGCCCGGCGCTGGAGCAGGTGCGGGAGATTCTGGACCGGGCGGGCGCCCTGGCGGAGGCCTGGAGCGAGACGGCGTCGTGGGAGGACCGACCCCCGCGCTGA